In Deinococcus ruber, the sequence CCGATGGGCATGACACCTGTTGAGCAGGCTGCCCGGTTTATTTATCTGAACAAGGCGGGTTTCAATGGTCTCTACCGCGTGAATCGGGCCGGGCAGTTCAACGTTCCCTTTGGTCATAACCCAAACCCATCGTTGTATGACGTCATGGTTCTTCAGGCTGTCGCTAATGTCGTCGCGGCTTCGACAGTATCCTGCCTTCCATACGATCAGTTCTTGCGTCAGAACGCGCGGCAAGGGGATTTTATCTATCTGGACCCTCCCTACATTCCAGTGAGCGAGTATTCTGACTTCAAACGTTACACAAAAGAGCAGTTCCGAGAAGACGATCAGGTGCGCCTCGCCGAGTTATATACCGAGTTGGTGCAACTCGGGGCCTACCCTATTCTCAGCAATTCACATACACCCATGACCTTAGAGCTCTATGGGCAACACAAGATCATAGAAGTCGAGATGACTCGCAGCATCAACAGTGTAGGTATGGGCCGCGGTGCCATCTCCGAAGTCCTTGTTCTTCCTAGGAGCGACAATGGTATTCAAAGCTGACCTCGACTTCGGCAACCTCAGAATAAACCGAAGAATGGAACGGTTTCCGAGTTCTCGTTACATGGGAAGCAAGTACACCATCTTGCCGTTTCTGTACCGTCACCTTGCACCTTTGCCTTTTCGCACGGTACTAGACGGTTTCAGTGGGAGTGGGGCAGTCAGCTACCTGCTGAAAGCTATGGATAAGCAGGTGACCAGCAATGACTTCATGCGCTTCAGTTACTGCACCGCAGAGGCTGCGGTCGCAAACAGCCGAGTTCGTGTCAGCGTGCGCGATATGACTGCGCTGATGCGTCCCAACCCTAACGCAGATGACTTCATCACG encodes:
- a CDS encoding DNA adenine methylase, with amino-acid sequence MVVRPAIRTPGTAAQNRQAVQAVLSGHVVAAPFVKWAGGKRKLMRTILSYAPITFERYLEPFLGGGALALALGIPGMLLNDVNGDLINAYMVISEFPVALTTELDRLKALHSEEFYYFVRALNPMGMTPVEQAARFIYLNKAGFNGLYRVNRAGQFNVPFGHNPNPSLYDVMVLQAVANVVAASTVSCLPYDQFLRQNARQGDFIYLDPPYIPVSEYSDFKRYTKEQFREDDQVRLAELYTELVQLGAYPILSNSHTPMTLELYGQHKIIEVEMTRSINSVGMGRGAISEVLVLPRSDNGIQS